DNA sequence from the Hyalangium ruber genome:
CGTCCAGGTTCACCTGCCGGGCCCGTGAGCGCGCGCGCACGTCGGACAGGTGCAGCGGGCGCGGTGGAGCCCTCGCGCCTCCAGGTTCACCTGCCGGGCCCGTGGAGCGCGCGCGCCGCGTCGGACAGATGCAGCGAGCGCGGTGGAGCCCCCGCGCCTCCAGGCTCGCCTGCTGGGCCCGTGAGCGCGCGCGCCGCGTCGGACAGGTGCAGCGGGCGCGGTGGAGCCCCGCGCGTCCGGGCTCACCTGCTGGGCCCGTGGAGCGCTCACGCACGTCGGACAGGTGCAGCGCGGGCCGGTGAGCACGTCGAGGCGGGCCTGCTGTGCCTGTGGAGCGCCCGCGCCGCGTCGGACAGGGGAAGTTGGGCCGGGTGGAGCCCTCCCGCGTCGAGGTGGCCCTGCTGGGTCGTTCCGCTGACGCTGTAGCCAGGGATCGCGCCGCGCCTAACCTGGAGCGTCGTTCCATGTCCCAGTACATGCCGGGTAGTGTTTCCTCCGTTGGGTGGCGCCCTTTCTCGCGCTGCCAGGAGTCGATCCCACATGGCCACTGCTCGCCAACCCTGGAGCGTCCCGGGGGTGATTCTCTTCTCTCATGGCGATCTCTCGTATGAGGTCGATCTGTTTCGACCGTTGGTCGAAGAGTTGGCCCAATCCAGGCTCGGGGAAATGACCGTCCCAGCCTATGAACGCACCGAGAAGAAGCGCCTGCGGGAAGTCATCGTCCGCAGCCTGCCGCCTACGTCGTCTGACGATCCCGAATTGCTGGAAAGGATGCGCGCGCGGCTCCGAGAAGAGGCGCACCTCGCCACGTACCTGCAACATCCGAGGATCGCCCGCACTCTTGGGCCCTACGAAGTTCAAGGCGTCCTCTACATCGTGTCCGACCGTGTAGAGGGCACCTCGATCAACACTCTGATCACCTACTCGCAGATGCGCGAAAAGCTCCTCTCCCCGGCGTTCTGCCTCTACGTGGGCGCCGAGGTTGCGGGCGCGCTGCACTACGCGCACACCTGCAAGGACGAGAACGGCGCCCCGCTGGGCATCGTTCATCGGGACTTGAACCCCGCCCGCATCTTCCTGGAGCCAGAGGGAGGGGTGATACTGACGGACTTTGCCCGCGCGCGCTCCCTGCTCCCGGGCCGAGTGGCATCGACGTTGCCGCGCCCTCATGGTGACGTGTTCTATTGCTCCCCCGAGGCGTTGCTCTGCGAGGAGACGAATCCGCGCTCGGATCTGTTCTCGCTGGGGCTGGTGCTGCTGGAACTGGCCACGTGGCGCCACCTCTACAGCACCGCCACCGTGCGGCCCGACGACTTGGAGGAGGAGCTAACCACGAAGGTCAAGGCGCAGGTTCTAGACGCGGCGATCACGGCCATGGAGGCAGAGCTACCGGACCATGCGGAAGACTGCATCCTGCGGGCTGCCACGTTCACCCGGGAAGAAGTGGACGAGATCACCGAGCCTCTCGCGCATCCGCTGCGCTCCATCGTCCGCAAGTTGATCCAGCGGAACCCGGAAGATCGCTATCAGTCGGCTGCTGAGGTGGAGGCCGATCTGCGGGCGGGCCTTGCTGCGCTGGGAGCCCCCTACGGGCCCAAGGAGGCGCTAGACGAGGTGCAGCTCTCTCTGACGGGGGCCAGCATGAGCCGGGGCGTTCTCGGGCCCACGAGCGAGAGCCAGCTGCCGCCCAACATGGTAACGGAAGAGGACATCATCAACGAGCGGGACAGCACTCCCTAGCTACCCGCCGCGCCCTCTCTCACGCTCCCCGCAGGCCCTGCTTCGGCGTCGTGCCGAGGATGGGATCGGCTTGTCTTCGAGGTTGACGGCAGACAAGCCCCCTATGCGCGTCTCCCCCTCTGACCCTAGCCGTCCGCCTCTGGCCCTTGGGGCCTTCACCCGTCCGACAGGACAACGCCCGCAGGTTCCGTATGCCAAGAGCCCCCGCGAAACCTCCCGCCGCTGCACGCTCCCGGCGCCCCACGGAGCGCAACCGCAAGCCCTCCCCACTGCCGCGACACATCGAGATCCGGCAGCGCCGATTACCCGCCACCCTGAGCGCGGCCTTGAAGCAGGCACGTAAGCGAGCGGGCATGACTCAGGCGGAAGCAGCCGAGGGCATCGGCATCGCTTCCGAGGTGTATGGACGAATGGAGCGGGGGGGAGTGCTGCCGAGCGTTCCAACGCTGTTGCGCATGTGCCTGATTCTCGGCAGCGGGCCCGATGAACTGATGGGGTTTGCTGAAGTGGAACTGGGGAAAAGCGTTCCCGGGGTAAACACGGTGCCGCCTGGCCTGATGGAC
Encoded proteins:
- a CDS encoding serine/threonine protein kinase — translated: MATARQPWSVPGVILFSHGDLSYEVDLFRPLVEELAQSRLGEMTVPAYERTEKKRLREVIVRSLPPTSSDDPELLERMRARLREEAHLATYLQHPRIARTLGPYEVQGVLYIVSDRVEGTSINTLITYSQMREKLLSPAFCLYVGAEVAGALHYAHTCKDENGAPLGIVHRDLNPARIFLEPEGGVILTDFARARSLLPGRVASTLPRPHGDVFYCSPEALLCEETNPRSDLFSLGLVLLELATWRHLYSTATVRPDDLEEELTTKVKAQVLDAAITAMEAELPDHAEDCILRAATFTREEVDEITEPLAHPLRSIVRKLIQRNPEDRYQSAAEVEADLRAGLAALGAPYGPKEALDEVQLSLTGASMSRGVLGPTSESQLPPNMVTEEDIINERDSTP
- a CDS encoding helix-turn-helix transcriptional regulator, coding for MKQARKRAGMTQAEAAEGIGIASEVYGRMERGGVLPSVPTLLRMCLILGSGPDELMGFAEVELGKSVPGVNTVPPGLMDTPEKRRLLRRLARLDSLRIKALARLVALLLPVR